In one window of Gossypium hirsutum isolate 1008001.06 chromosome A01, Gossypium_hirsutum_v2.1, whole genome shotgun sequence DNA:
- the LOC121228873 gene encoding protein ROOT PRIMORDIUM DEFECTIVE 1, whose protein sequence is MIFLKSVRCNGILFGPFNSFSQRRWKKPIVSAQTRLESRTKDLKLDKLMMHINKLKTILNIHQLMAQRKRGPFVSVQLMSRWRNIVGLNVGMGEFLHKYPHVFELFVHPLRRNLCCKITQRMRDLIDEEEKIVKEYEPELVQKVKKLLMMSKNGTLHVHALRLIRRELGLPEDFRDSILRTHSKDFRLVDLEIVELVDRNESLAKAEVEKWREKEYVDKWLSEFETSYAFPINFPTGFKIEGGYREKLKNWQRLPYLKPYVSKEVLRVRTCGGIERFEKRAVGIIHELLSLTVEKMLEVDRLAHFRKDFAIEVNVCELLLKHPGIFYICTKGSTQTVFLREAYSKGCLALPNPIYVVRRKMLDLILLGRRNTRSLEDLEEIKEERNSSVFRTNVGGRRDGDWVIPILDSYDQTAFGSLGDINDSKQPFDGCESGRN, encoded by the coding sequence ATGATCTTTTTGAAAAGTGTAAGGTGCAATGGAATATTATTTGGACCATTCAATTCATTTTCTCAAAGGAGATGGAAAAAACCAATTGTTTCAGCTCAGACTCGCCTAGAATCCAGAACTAAAGATTTAAAACTAGACAAGCTCATGATGCACATTAACAAACTCAAAACCATCCTTAACATCCACCAGCTTATGGCCCAGCGAAAGCGTGGTCCCTTTGTCTCTGTGCAACTGATGTCACGATGGAGAAACATTGTCGGTCTGAATGTGGGCATGGGTGAATTTCTTCACAAATATCCACATGTCTTTGAGTTATTTGTACACCCCCTTAGGAGGAATTTATGCTGCAAGATAACTCAGAGAATGCGAGATTTGATTGACGAGGAAGAAAAAATTGTCAAAGAATATGAACCTGAATTGGTGCAAAAGGTAAAGAAACTGCTCATGATGTCAAAAAATGGGACACTTCATGTCCATGCTTTGAGGTTAATTAGGAGAGAACTTGGCTTGCCTGAGGATTTCAGAGATTCTATTTTAAGAACACATTCAAAGGATTTTAGGTTAGTTGATTTGGAAATTGTTGAGCTGGTTGACAGGAATGAGAGTTTGGCCAAGGCTGAAGTTgaaaaatggagagaaaaagaataTGTAGATAAATGGTTGAGTGAGTTTGAGACAAGTTATGCATTTCCCATTAATTTTCCAACAGGGTTTAAGATAGAGGGAGGTTATAGAGAGAAATTAAAGAACTGGCAGAGGCTTCCCTATTTGAAGCCTTATGTGAGCAAGGAGGTTCTCAGAGTTCGTACTTGTGGAGGGATTGAGCGTTTTGAGAAGCGGGCAGTTGGGATTATTCATGAGCTCTTGAGCTTGACAGTAGAGAAGATGCTTGAAGTTGACAGATTGGCTCATTTTAGAAAGGATTTTGCTATTGAAGTTAATGTGTGTGAACTGCTTTTGAAGCACCCTGGTATTTTCTATATATGTACCAAAGGAAGTACTCAGACTGTTTTCCTTAGAGAAGCCTATTCAAAAGGGTGTTTGGCTTTGCCAAATCCTATTTATGTTGTTCGAAGGAAAATGCTGGACCTTATCTTGCTTGGGCGTCGAAATACTAGATCTTTGGAAGATCTGGAAGAAATTAAGGAGGAAAGAAATAGCTCAGTTTTCAGAACAAATGTGGGAGGCAGAAGAGACGGTGACTGGGTTATCCCAATTTTAGATAGTTATGATCAAACTGCTTTTGGTAGTCTAGGTGACATCAATGATTCTAAGCAGCCATTTGATGGATGTGAGAGTGGAAGAAATTGA